Genomic window (Wenzhouxiangella marina):
CGCAGGAACTGCTGGCACGGCAGAACGAAGGCCGTAGCCCCATTCACTGGCGCAGCGTCTGCCTGCTCAACGGCGGCCTGTTTCCCGAGACGCACCGACCGCGGCTGATTCAGAAGCTGCTGGCCGGTCCTCTCGGACCGCTGCTGAATCGCCTGACCTCGAAGCAGCGCTTCGACACCACCCTGCGAGCCATCTTCGGGCCCGAGACGCCACCCGGACAGGACCTGCTCGACGGCTATTGGCGCCTCCTCAATCACGGTGGCCGACGCGCGCCGACGCATCGCCTGCTGGACTACATCCGCGAGCGCCGTCTACACCGCAAGCGCTGGCTAGACGCTCTGATTTACAGCGAGGTCCCCATCGGCCTGATCAACGGCTCCGCCGACCCGATCTCCGGTGCGCACATGGTGGCGCGCTACCGGGAGCTGATCCCGAGAGACGACTTCATCGTCGAACTGCCTCGGATCGGCCATTTTCCGCAGGTCGAAGCACCCTCCCGGGTTGTCGAGGCCTACCGGAATTTTCTTCGGTCACGCGGACGCCGAGTGGCAGCAAGGGCCTTTTGCTGAGCGAAAGGATGACCCTGAAAAGTCTCAGGGCTCGGGCGGCGCCCAATTCATCCCCGACAGCACCGCCAGCAGAACGATCAGCTGCGAGCAGACCATGGCCAGAAAGACGCCGATCGGGTGGTCCGGTACGCCCTGCTGGAGCAGCCAGGCGAGATAGACTGCCAGCGGTGCGTTGATACTCAGCAGGAGCCAGCGCGCGGACCATCGTCCCCGGGCAAGCGGCAAGCTGGCGAGCAGATTGACGCCGGCCGCCGATAACAGGATCAGGCCCGGCAGCATCAAGGCCACCGACCCGTTCGCACGCGGCACGGTGGCGGTCAGATGGCCCGAGCCACCGACCAGCAGGAACAGACCGAGGAGCAGGCTCATTCCTGCAACCAGGGCATCGAGGCCGTTTCGCTCGACGCTCATCGTTTCAGAAACCGACATCGCGCTCACCGGTTCGGACCAGGCCGCTTTCATAGGCGAAGACGACGGCCTGGGCCCGGTCGCGCAGGCCCAGCTTGGACAGCAGGCTCGAGACGTGGGTCTTCACCGTGGCCGCGCCGATGTGCAGGGCCTCGGCGATCTCTGCATTGCTGTTGCCGTCGGCGATGGCGATCAAGACGTCCCGCTCGCGATCGGTCAATCGCTGCAGTCGCTCCTCGAAGCCACGGTCAGTTCCGAGACGCTCGGCAAAGCGTCCGATGAGGCGCCGGGTGATCATCGGCGACAGCATCGCGCCCCCCTCGGCCACGGTTCGAACCGCGCTGACCAGATCTTCCGGTGGAATGTCCTTGAGCACGAAACCGCTGGCACCGGCCTGCAGTGCCCGATAGACGTATTCATCGGGATCGAAGGTCGTCAGGATGATGACTCGGGTGGACTCAGCCGCCGCGGCCAGGATGCGCTCGGTGGCCTCCAGGCCGTTCATTTCTGGCATGCGGATGTCCATCAGGATCACGTCGGGCCGATGGTGCGCCGCCCGTTCGATCGCCTCCAGACCGGTACCCGCCTCGGCCACGACCTCGATGCCGTCGGCATGGTCCAGCACCATGGCCAGGCCACGCCGCACCAGCGCCTGATCATCGACCACCAGCACGCGCACGCTCATGCCTCCCCTCCGCCGGTAGCGGCGCTCGATGGGATGGAAACGGGCAGCACCGCCCGGACTTCGAATCCGCGCGCCCCCCGGGCTCCAGCGCTCAGATGACCACCGAGTAGCGTCGCACGCTCCCGCATGCCGGCGATGCCATGACCTCCGGGTAGACGCGCAGCCCCACCCGGTCCGTCATCGATCACCGACACGATCAGCTCCCCGTTCTGGCGCTCGATCGACACGGTCACGTTCACCGGGGCACCTGCATGCTTGATCACGTTGGTCAGCGCCTCCTGAACGATGCGAAAGACGGTCAGCTGAAGCTGCGTCGACAACTGGCTCAGGTCACCGCGGGTCTCCAGAGCAACCTCCGGTCCCGCTTGTTCCACCCGGCGGACCAGCGCCGGCAGTTCATCGATGCCCGGCTGCGGATCCAGCGCCTGGCCGGACTCGCTGGGGCGGAGCACGCCGAGCAGGTGGCGCATTTCCGTCAGCGCCTGACGGCCCGCCTGCTCGACCGCGGCGATCGCGGTCGCCGCCGCCTCGGTATCGGCCTTCATTACCGTGCGCGCCGCACCGGCCTGGACGGTCATCAGGCTGATCTGGTGGGCGATGACATCGTGCATTTCCCGGGCGATGCGCGTGCGCTCGGCGGCCACCGCCCGTTCGGCTTCGGCATGCTGCGCTCGCTCCATCTGCCGGGCGTGTTCTTCCAGGAGACGCAGGTACTCCCCCCGAAAGCGCAAGCGTCGGCCAACGTACCAGACCAGCAGCACGAGCATCCCCGTCATCCAGGCGCCCGGGCCCGGCATCGTGGTCAGTTCGAGATCGCTCACCACCAGGGCGAACGCGGAGAGCGCGCCGGCAAGACTTCGGTGCCGATCCGCTTCATGCCTGCCCAGGCTGTACAGGGAAACGGCCAGGCCGACGAGGCCCTCGACCGGTCCGATGAGCTGGACCAGTACGGCACAGAGCAGGATCACGAGATGCACTCGCCAAGGATGATCCCGACGCCATAGCAGGGCGAAGTGCGCGGTGAAGGCGCAGAGATAGACCGCCTGCCCCGAAAAGCTCGCCAGCGACCAGGCCGCTCCGTCTCCGCTGCGGGACCACATCAGCAGCGTGGCCGCGAAGGCCAGCGTGGCAACGACCAGATCACTCAGACGAGGCCAGCGCTCGAACAGGCCCTGAGCCGGCCGCACGGGTCGAGGCAGGACGGACGCATCCGACTCAGCCATCGAAGCGGCCTGATCCTGGTGCGTTCGAGCGAAGGAGGAAGGGGTTCATGCAGGAAGCATAAACCAGGGCTGAGGCGCGTTCATGCGCCCTGGGAGGGAGCGGCTCGGTGGGTTTCTCCGCCTTGAGGAGGAGCCACGAATCCGGCTGAGGGCCGATGTGCATCGAGGAGGCGGCGGGCATCCTGTCCAACCAGAATCCACCGAAGCAGGCTGACCCATGAACGACATCGCCCTCGACACCCCCGCAAGCCGAGCCGCGCTCGGGCGCCGAGCCGTGCAGGCCTCGGCCAGGCTCTGGTTCCTGATCGCCGCCCTGGGCCACGGCATCTTCCTGATCTACATCCTGGCGGTCTTCTTTCCGCCCGTGGCAAGCCACGGACTGGCTGGCCTCGACGGCCTGCACCTGCCGTCAGGCTTCCGGGAGG
Coding sequences:
- a CDS encoding alpha/beta fold hydrolase translates to MDCALDAWSALGRRRRIGGHELFVIDSGESDRPALLLIHGFPTSSWDWAPLWDALSASHRLIAFDLLGFGFSDKPDPHDYRISEQADLCEAVLGDLGLSEADLIAHDYGDTVAQELLARQNEGRSPIHWRSVCLLNGGLFPETHRPRLIQKLLAGPLGPLLNRLTSKQRFDTTLRAIFGPETPPGQDLLDGYWRLLNHGGRRAPTHRLLDYIRERRLHRKRWLDALIYSEVPIGLINGSADPISGAHMVARYRELIPRDDFIVELPRIGHFPQVEAPSRVVEAYRNFLRSRGRRVAARAFC
- a CDS encoding response regulator, which translates into the protein MSVRVLVVDDQALVRRGLAMVLDHADGIEVVAEAGTGLEAIERAAHHRPDVILMDIRMPEMNGLEATERILAAAAESTRVIILTTFDPDEYVYRALQAGASGFVLKDIPPEDLVSAVRTVAEGGAMLSPMITRRLIGRFAERLGTDRGFEERLQRLTDRERDVLIAIADGNSNAEIAEALHIGAATVKTHVSSLLSKLGLRDRAQAVVFAYESGLVRTGERDVGF
- a CDS encoding sensor histidine kinase, with amino-acid sequence MAESDASVLPRPVRPAQGLFERWPRLSDLVVATLAFAATLLMWSRSGDGAAWSLASFSGQAVYLCAFTAHFALLWRRDHPWRVHLVILLCAVLVQLIGPVEGLVGLAVSLYSLGRHEADRHRSLAGALSAFALVVSDLELTTMPGPGAWMTGMLVLLVWYVGRRLRFRGEYLRLLEEHARQMERAQHAEAERAVAAERTRIAREMHDVIAHQISLMTVQAGAARTVMKADTEAAATAIAAVEQAGRQALTEMRHLLGVLRPSESGQALDPQPGIDELPALVRRVEQAGPEVALETRGDLSQLSTQLQLTVFRIVQEALTNVIKHAGAPVNVTVSIERQNGELIVSVIDDGPGGAARLPGGHGIAGMRERATLLGGHLSAGARGARGFEVRAVLPVSIPSSAATGGGEA